CATTCACACCCAGCGGATAACGCTGGCAGCGTTGTTCTTCTGTATAAAGCCAGAATGGCTTGGATGGTGCAGCTTCCGGAATGTCGTTATTGACGGTGTTGTAGGAATAGCGGACTGGCGGCCAGATCGCCCAGCCATTGTTGTTGATCTCGTCCTGTATCACCGGATCGCGATAATCTGTGACCGCATAAAAACCGCCAAATTTCTCTTCCGGGTAATCAACAAAAACCGGCGTCAGCAGCTCGCCCTTATAGGAAACGAGGATGGGCTTATCGTTGGCGATAAACTCGGAGCAAAGTGCCGCCACGAGCAGGAACAAGAAAATCCACAGCGACCAGTAACCACGCCTATTGGCTTTAAAATTCTGCCAGCGCCGACGATTGAGCGGCGAGAGAAATGGGCGCTTTACGGGCTTTGCGGCAGGGGTAAGAGTGGTGTCTGTCATCACACATCCCTCCGGTCAAAGTCGATGCGCGGGTCAATCCATGTGTACATCAGATCAGACAACAGCCCGACCAAGAGGCCGATTAGCGAGAAAATAAACAGGCTGGCAAACACGACCGGATAATCGCGATTGATAATCGACTGATAGCCGAGCAAGCCTAGACCATCGAGCGAGAAGATCGTTTCAATCAGCAGTGAGCCGGTAAAGAAGGCCGAGATAAATGCGCCTGGAAAACCGGCAATGACGATCAACATGGCGTTTCGAAACACGTGGCGGTAAAGCACCTGATGTTCCGTCAGACCCTTCGCGCGTGCCGTTGTTACATATTGTTTGCGGATTTCTTCCAGAAATGAATTCTTGGTCAGAAGCGTTGTCGTGGCAAAGGCTGAAAGCACAAGTGCTGTCACGGGTAGAACCATGTGCCAGAGATAATCGCCAATCTTGCCCCAGAGCGACATTTGCGCAAAATCAGGCGATGTGAGGCCGCGCAGCGGGAACCAGTCGAAGAACGAGCCGCCCGCAAAAAGTACAATCAGCAGGATTGCAAACAGAAAACTCGGAATTGCGTAGCCGACGATGATGATCGCGCTGGTCCATGTATCAAAGCGCGTGCCTTCCTTGATCGCCTTGCGAATGCCAAGCGGAATCGAAATCAGATAGGAAAGGAATGTAAGCCAAAGGCCGAGTGAGATTGAAACCGGCATTTTTTCTTTGATCAGGTCGATGACGCTGATGTCACGGAAGTAGCTACGGCCAAAATCGAAACTCATGTAGCTCCAGAGCATATGACCAAAACGCTCAAGCGGCGGCTTGTCGAAGCCGAATTGCTTTTCAAGGTCGGCAATGAATTGTGGATCAAGACCTTGCGCACCGCGATATTTGGAATTGACCGAGCCGCTATCGATAGCGGTTTGTCCGGCATCAGCGCCACCGCCGGAAATACGATCAAGAGCGTCGCCACCCTGACCGGAGAGCTGCGCGATCACGCGTTCAACAGGTCCACCGGGCGCAAATTGAACGACCGCAAAAGATATGGCCATAATGCCGAGGATCGTCGGGATCATTAAAAGCAGGCGGCGTAAAATATATGCGCCCATCAGCTCTCACAGCTCCACATGTTCAGATTGCTCTCACGGCTTGCCAATAGTTTCGCCTTTATATTTTTAAAAATTACGGTTTAGTCCACCAAAGCGTCTCGACCGGAAAGCCATAATCGGGCTTCGGCTCCTTAAAGCCAAACCGATCCCAATAGGCAACCAGATGATTCGCTGCTGTCCAATTTGGAATCCACTCCAGCCGGATACGCAAGTAGCGATCTAACACCCGTATCGTTGCAATGAGCTCGTCGCGAGTGGAAACCCGTCCGACATCGTCGATCAATGCATCGATTATCGGGTCGGAAGTACCCGGAAGATTATAGCTGCCCGGTGTCTTGGCTGAGTCCGAGCCGAACATGCTGGCGAGCGATTCTTTTGTCGGCGTTGCACCAAACTGCATCGCTATGCCCACCAGATCGAAGTCGAAATCCTGTATTCGCGCCTGATATTGGCTTGGATCGACCAGTCGCAAACTGGCATCAATGCCGATTGCCCGCATTTTTTGCACAAACGGATTATAGATGCGCGAAAAGCTTTCCGAATTGCTGAGGATCTCCAGCGAGAATTTTTCGCCGCTCTTGCCGTGGAACTGGCCGTTTTTGCGTTCAAAGCCCGCTGCATGCATCAGCTCAATCGCGCGCGAAAACTGTTTGCGGTCGCGACCGGAACCGTCCGAGACGGGCATGAGAGAGACTTCACCAAAGGCTGCATCGGGAATTTTACCGCGATAGCGTTCCAGCACTTTCATTTCATCTGGTGTCGGCAAGCCCACGGCCTGAAAATCAGAGCCATTGAAATTGGATTGCGAGCGTTCATAGGTCGAATAGAACAGGTTCGCATTCGTCCATTCAAAGTCGAAACAGAGATTGATTGCTTCGCGCACCCGTGGATCTCGAAAGCGTTCGCGGCGCTGGTTGAGCGCCCATGCCTGCATCAAAGGGCGCTTTTCTCGCGGAAAAGTCCGTTTGATAATCTTCTTCTGCTCAATGGCCGGGAAGTCGTAGGCCGTAGCCCAGTTTTTAGCGATGCTTTCCCGCCGGAAGTCGATATTGCCTTTCTTGAAAGCTTCAAATTCCGGCTGACGATCACGATAAAACTCGATCCTCAGATGATCGAAGTTATTGGAGCCGCGCTGCACAGGCAAATCTTTGGCCCAATAGTCATCAACACGATCATATTCGATTGACTGACCAGCAACCACTTTTCCGACGCGATAAGCGCCCGATCCGAGGATGACGTCCATATTGGCTGTATCGAAATCGCGATCCTTAAACCAGTCTTTCGATAATATCGGTAGCGTCACCGCATCAAGAATAGCGCCGACACCGCGGTCTGCAGCAAAGTGCATCTCGACTTGGCTGCTCCCAATTTCCTTTACAGTCTCGAGCGCGGCAAGCGTTTGCCGGATAAGCGGATGGCCCTTTTCTTTCAGCGTCGTGTACGTGAATACCACGTCTTTCGCTTCAATCGGCGAACCATCGTGAAAGCGTGCTTCCTTGCGCAGTTTAAAGAGACAGGTGCGCCGATCTTTGGAGAGCGTGACGCTTTCAGCAATCAGTCCATAGACCGCATCCGGCTCATCAAGCGCTGATGCCATGAGCCCATCAAAGGTCAGCTCCATGCGTGGCGGCGCGTCACCCTTGAAAGTTAACGTATTCAGCGTGTTGAAGGTGGCAGTGTTTTGATTCCAGTACCATGTATTGGGCGCGAGCGTGAACGTTCCGCCTTTGGGTGCATCCGGGTTCACATAATCGAAATGCGTGAATTCGGGCGGGTATTTCAGTTCGCCAAAGGCTGATAATCCATGCAAGGGCTTGTCGACGGCAAGCTTTGCAAAAGCAATTTCCGGCAGGTAGACAGCGATCGCTGCAATGCCTGAGAGCCCGAGAAAATGGCGGCGATCCATGCGAAGAGTTGTCATTCTATCGATACTCTACTGGGCGCCAGTCTTGATCTTTGATTCCTTTGCAGGATCTATCCACCACGAAAACGGGTCAATTCCCATATAATCAGGTTGCTTATCGGGCATACCAAACTTGTTCCAATAAGCCACATTGATGTGGTCCGAATACCATTGTGGAATGACGTAGTAGTTCCACAACAATGCACGATCGAGGGCATGGCTTGCCGCTACCAGTTCGTCGCGATCTTTCGCATAGATGATGCGATCAATCAGCTTGTCGATGGCTGGATTCTTGATACCCGCATAGTTGCGGCTGCCTTTAAAGTCCGCTGCTTTCGAGCCCCACATATCGCGCTGCTCGTTGCCCGGCGAGGCAGTTTGCGGGGTGACAGACGATATCACATCATAGTCGAAGTCATTGAGGCGAGCCTGATACTGTGCAGCATCGACGGTGCGAATTCGCGCATCAATACCGATCTTTTTCAGGTTTTGGATATAGAGATTGTGGACGCGTTCAAATGTTGGGCCGTCATCTAAAAACTCAATCGTGAACTGCTTGCCATTGGCATCAACCAGCTTGTTGTTCTGTAGTTTCCAGCCTGCTTCACCAAAGAGTTGCAGCGCTTTTCGCAAATTATCGCGTGTTGCCTGTGGCGTGTCATAAACGGGCGCTTTGAACTCGTCTGTGAGGGCTGCTGCGGGCAGCGCATCCTTTACCGTTTCAAGAATGGCTTTTTCTTCAGCCGTTGGCGGACCATCGAGCTGCAATTCATTGCCGGAGAAATAGCTGTTGATGCGGGTATATTGGTTGAAGAATAGCAACCGGTTCATGGTTTCAAAATCGAAAGCGTATGTCAGCGCTTCACGCACTTTCGGATCCTTGAACTTGTCTTTGCGGGTGTTGAGGAAATAGCCCTGCATCCGCCCGACAGCATTATATGGGAACGACTTTTTCACCACATCGCCGCGCTGTACTGCCGGAAAATTATATTGCTCGGCCCAGCGCTGCGCCCGGTTCTCATTGCGATAATCGTATTGGCCGCCTTTTTTGAAGGCTTCCCAGGTTGCGTCCTCGCTTAAGTAATACTCGTAACGCACTTCATCAAAATTGTTGCGGCCAACACTATCGGGCAAATCCTTGCCCCAATAATCGGCAACGCGCTCCCATACGACCGAACTTCCCGGGACGGCGCTTTTGATTTTATAAGCAGCAGACCCCAGCGGAATTTCGAGTGTCGGGCGGCTGATGTCGCGTTGTTTTCCCTGCGCATCTTTGCCTTCCCACCAGTGCTTCGGAAGAACGGCAAGCTGTCCTAAGATTTGCGGAAGTTCGCGATTGCCCTTTTCTGAGAAGGTGAACTTCACTTCATGGTCGCCGGTCTTTTCGGCTTTTTCGACGTCGCCATAATATTTATTATACATGGGAGACTGCTTTTTCAGCACGTCGAACGACCAGATGACGTCATCGACAGTGATTGGCTGCCCATCATGCCATTTCGCATTGGGATTGAGCTTGAACTTCACCCACGAATAATCATCAGGAAATTGTAGGGCTTCGGCGATCAGCGGATATTGTGTTGAGCCTTGATCAAGAGAGTCGCTCATCAATGTGTCGTAAAGCATCCCGCCGCCGAATGGGGCGAGGCCAGCGGCTGGCACACCTTGAACAACATAAGGGTTGAAGCTGTTGAATGTGCCAACCGCGACCTGATTGAGCGCGCCACCTTTCGGCGCATCAGGATTCACATGGTCATAATGCTTGAAACCAGCCGGATATTTGGGTTCGCCAACGAGGCTGGAAGAGGTGTGCCATTTTGGCTCGCTGTCTGCAGCGTACCCAAAAGATACCGTGCTCGCTAACATGGTGACTGCGAAAGCGCCCGCCCAAAAACCCTTCATCCAGCATCTCCGTTTCTGCTTCGGATATTGTGGAAGTGATTTTTATGGGTTTTTGCGGAGGAAGAAAGGCACAAGTTGAAAAAACACGCATGCACCGAAAACTCTTTGCTCTTCCAATTGTCTTTTCTCATAGATCGGTGCGGATGCTTATAAAAAGACAACGCCTCACTGCTTTAAACAGCGAGGCGTGTTGCATAGGGTTGAATATCAGCCTTAGAGCGGCGGAATGCGCAGCACCTGACCCGGATAGATTTTGTCCGGATGCGTCAGCATCGGTTTGTTGGCTTCAAAGATGATGTCATTCTTTGCGCCATTGCCTTTGCCATATTGCGCTTCGGCAATTTTCCAAAGATTGTCGCCCTTCTTGACTGTGTAGAAGACAGGCTCAGCGCCGGTCGTTCCGGAGCCACCGACTTTCAGTTCCGAGGCTTCCACTTTGGAAACACCAAGCGAGTTGCCGACAGCGATGATGGCTTTTTCAAAAGCCGATTGATCCTTCACGTTGCCGGTCAGGACTGCCTTGTCACCCTGCACACTCACCTGCACGCCATCGGTGCCAAGATTATGTGAGTCGAGCTCTTTCTTGAGGTCATCGGCTTTGGGTTCATTTTCTCCGAAACCAAGCTTGGTTCCAACTGACTTCACGAAATCGAAAATTCCCATGGGCAAATCTCCCTGCTGTTGCAAACCTATAGATGCATAAAATCTAATATCAGAACCAGAGATATCCCGCGCTTATCGCGGCCAATCAATAGGTTACAGACTACATCTCACTATAAAATGGTCAAGACAAGAAAACATTCAAAAATACGCTCTCCGTTCTTCTAGCCACCTATTTCTTGGATTTGACGTGATAGTTCAGAAGGTTCAAGAAAAAGCCTGTCAGGCAGGACTTCATTTCATAAAATGATGGCCTGATCTAGGAATGAGCATATGAGTTCGGTCCATATTCAAGGAGCACATCATGAGTGACGGCGCCAGTAAGCTCGCTGCATTGATGCTGACGGGCACGGTGCAGCGGGCATTTCTTTACTGCAAATCCAACCCTTATCGACCGCATAGGCCATAGAAGCCGCGCTCTCGTCTGTCCTGATTTGAAGGACTGTGTTGACCGCTTTTCTGCCTTAAGTGCGGCGGGAGGCGACAATGAATACCAACACGAAAAACAAGAACGTTAAGACGGCTCCAAATAGTAATCATCAGTCGAGCCAACGGCTTTCCATGCGGGCTGCGCGTGAAGCCCAAAACAGCATTGAAACCACACTTGCCAATGTGCGGGGGCAATTGAATGGCCTCACTTTTGCAGAAGCCCGCATTCGCTTACAGCGAGACGGTCGCAATGAGGTTGCTCATGAGAGGCGGCCTCATGCACTGCTGCAATTGCTGCTTGCTTTCAAGAATCCTTTCGTTGCAGTTCTGACGACGCTGGCCGTTGTCAGCAGCTTCACGGATATTATCTGGCCGCTTAAAAACGGTGACGACGCAGATTATACCGGCGTCAGCATCATAATGACGCTCGTGCTTTTGTCCGGCATTTTACGGTTTTGGCAGGAATATCGCTCCTGCAAGGCCGCCGAAGCCTTGCAGGCTATGGTACGTACCACAGCCACTGTGCAACGACGCCCGGAAGTTCATTCTGAGCCTCAGTTCATGGAATTGCCAATTCAGGAACTGGTGGCTGGTGATGTTATCCGGCTATCTGCTGGTGATATGATCCCGGCCGATATAAGGCTTATTGTTTCGCGCGATCTTTTTGTCAGTCAAGCTGCACTCACTGGCGAATCTATTCCGGTGGAGAAATACGACACGCTCGGCTTTGTGATGGAAAAATCAGCGAGTGGTGTCATTGACGCGGACGCGGGTCCGCTTGATTTACCCAATGTCTGCTTCATGGGCACCAATGTTGTCAGCGGTACTGCCACCGCACTTGTGGTCGCCACAGGAGCGCGTACCTATTTTGGTTCGCTGGCAAAAGTGCTGGTTGGATCGCGTGCCGAAACCTCGTTTGATCGTGGGGTGAACAGCGTAAGCTGGCTTTTGATCCGCTTCATGCTGGTAATGGTTCCACTCGTTATGCTGATCAATGGTATTACCAAAGGCGATTGGGGCGAGGCCTTTTTGTTTGCATTGGCAGTTGCCGTCGGCCTCACACCCGAAATGTTGCCGATGATCGTTTCATCCAATCTTGCAAAAGGTGCGGTTGCACTTGCGCAGCAAAAGGTGGTGGTTAAGCGCATCAATGCCATCCAGAACTTTGGAGCGATGGATGTGCTGTGCACTGACAAGACAGGCACGCTTACACAGGATCACATCATTCTTGAGCATCATCTGGATGCTAAGGGAAAAAGCAACGAACGTGTGTTCAAGCTTGCCTGGCTTAATAGTTATCATCAAAGCGGCATGAAAAATCTCATGGATCAGGCCGTGTTGAATTTTGCTGAAAAGGCGGGCTTTGGCAAAGACAAGTTCTACCAAAAGGTCGATGAGTTGCCCTTCGACTTTGTGCGTCGTCGTCTATCGGTCGTCCTTGAGGGGCCAAATAATGAAAATCTGATGGTGGTAAAAGGTGCGGTAGAAGAGATGCTTGCAATCGCAACGCATTTGCGTGACGGTCCCACCATTTTGCCACTTGATCAAACCCAGCGTGATCGGCTGAAAGCATTGGCCCGATCCTATAATGAAGATGGGTTCCGGGTGCTTCTGCTGGGAACACGCGAACTCACTGGCGATGCCGTCAAGCCGGAATACAGCACCGAAGATGAATCCGATATCGTTATTGAAGGATTTCTAACCTTCTTTGATCCGCCAAAGGATAGCGCACGCGCTGCCCTTGCAGCGCTTCGGGACTATGGAGTTACTGTAAAGCTTCTGACAGGTGACAATGAAATTGTCAGCGTCAAAGTCTGTCGTGAAGTGGGGCTGGAGCCGGGCATTCCGCTTTTGGGGCGCGAGATTGAAAAATTCGACGACGCTACCCTGCAGAAACTGGTCGAAGAACGCACTGTTTTTGCCAAGCTCACGCCGTTACAGAAATCGCGTGTTCTCAAGATGCTGCAGGCCAATGGTCATACAGTTGGATTTCTTGGTGACGGAATTAATGATGCCCCAGCCCTTTGCGATGCCGATGTCGGCATTTCAGTGGATAGTGGCGCGGATATTGCCAAGGAATCTGCCGACATCATACTGCTTGAAAAAAGCCTGATGGTGCTTGAGAAAGGTGTTATCAAAGGTCGCGAGACTTTCGGAAATATCATTAAATATCTCAATATGACGGCAAGTTCGAACTTCGGAAATGTCTTCTCAGTTCTGGTTGCCAGCATTTTCTTACCCTTCATGCCGATGCTGGCGATACAGCTTCTGATACAGAATCTGATGTACGATATTTCGCAGCTTTCCCTGCCTTGGGACCGAATGGACAAGGAGTTCGTGCAAAAACCACGTAAGTGGGATGCGCCCAATATCGGTCGGTTTATGATCTTTGTTGGACCGACGTCATCGATCTTCGATATGACGACTTTCGCACTTATGTGGTATGTGTTCGCAGCCAATTCGGTCGAAATGCAATCGTTGTTCCAGTCGGGCTGGTTCATTGAAGGGCTATTGTCGCAGACGCTGGTGGTCCACATGCTGCGCACGAAGAAAATTCCTTTCATTCAGAGCACAGCAGCTGTGCCGGTGATGCTCATGACAGCGCTCATTATGGCCATCGGCATTTATCTGCCATTCTCGTCGATTGGCGCCTCTGTTGGCCTGGTGCCTTTGCCTCTGAGCTATTTCCCATGGCTTGTTGTGACATTGGTTGCATATTGCGTGCTCGCGCAAATCACCAAGGCTTTGTATATCCGGCGCTTCGGGCAGTGGTTTTAAAGGCTTCTCTTAAAAGCATGATGAAAGCGGGCGGCTTGATCTTGCCGCCCGCTATTTTTTACCGGCCCAGATTGGTCTTTGCCAATTCGACGATTTCATCACCACGACCGCTGATGATGGCTTTGAGCATATAAAGGCTGAAGCCCTTCGCCTGCTCGGCCTTGATCTTGGGTGGCATCACCAGTTCCTGCTTGGCTGTCACAACATCGACCAGAACCGGACCGTCATGCGCAAAAGCCAGCTTT
This genomic stretch from Brucella pseudogrignonensis harbors:
- a CDS encoding microcin C ABC transporter permease YejB, encoding MGAYILRRLLLMIPTILGIMAISFAVVQFAPGGPVERVIAQLSGQGGDALDRISGGGADAGQTAIDSGSVNSKYRGAQGLDPQFIADLEKQFGFDKPPLERFGHMLWSYMSFDFGRSYFRDISVIDLIKEKMPVSISLGLWLTFLSYLISIPLGIRKAIKEGTRFDTWTSAIIIVGYAIPSFLFAILLIVLFAGGSFFDWFPLRGLTSPDFAQMSLWGKIGDYLWHMVLPVTALVLSAFATTTLLTKNSFLEEIRKQYVTTARAKGLTEHQVLYRHVFRNAMLIVIAGFPGAFISAFFTGSLLIETIFSLDGLGLLGYQSIINRDYPVVFASLFIFSLIGLLVGLLSDLMYTWIDPRIDFDRRDV
- a CDS encoding extracellular solute-binding protein, with the protein product MTTLRMDRRHFLGLSGIAAIAVYLPEIAFAKLAVDKPLHGLSAFGELKYPPEFTHFDYVNPDAPKGGTFTLAPNTWYWNQNTATFNTLNTLTFKGDAPPRMELTFDGLMASALDEPDAVYGLIAESVTLSKDRRTCLFKLRKEARFHDGSPIEAKDVVFTYTTLKEKGHPLIRQTLAALETVKEIGSSQVEMHFAADRGVGAILDAVTLPILSKDWFKDRDFDTANMDVILGSGAYRVGKVVAGQSIEYDRVDDYWAKDLPVQRGSNNFDHLRIEFYRDRQPEFEAFKKGNIDFRRESIAKNWATAYDFPAIEQKKIIKRTFPREKRPLMQAWALNQRRERFRDPRVREAINLCFDFEWTNANLFYSTYERSQSNFNGSDFQAVGLPTPDEMKVLERYRGKIPDAAFGEVSLMPVSDGSGRDRKQFSRAIELMHAAGFERKNGQFHGKSGEKFSLEILSNSESFSRIYNPFVQKMRAIGIDASLRLVDPSQYQARIQDFDFDLVGIAMQFGATPTKESLASMFGSDSAKTPGSYNLPGTSDPIIDALIDDVGRVSTRDELIATIRVLDRYLRIRLEWIPNWTAANHLVAYWDRFGFKEPKPDYGFPVETLWWTKP
- a CDS encoding extracellular solute-binding protein, producing the protein MKGFWAGAFAVTMLASTVSFGYAADSEPKWHTSSSLVGEPKYPAGFKHYDHVNPDAPKGGALNQVAVGTFNSFNPYVVQGVPAAGLAPFGGGMLYDTLMSDSLDQGSTQYPLIAEALQFPDDYSWVKFKLNPNAKWHDGQPITVDDVIWSFDVLKKQSPMYNKYYGDVEKAEKTGDHEVKFTFSEKGNRELPQILGQLAVLPKHWWEGKDAQGKQRDISRPTLEIPLGSAAYKIKSAVPGSSVVWERVADYWGKDLPDSVGRNNFDEVRYEYYLSEDATWEAFKKGGQYDYRNENRAQRWAEQYNFPAVQRGDVVKKSFPYNAVGRMQGYFLNTRKDKFKDPKVREALTYAFDFETMNRLLFFNQYTRINSYFSGNELQLDGPPTAEEKAILETVKDALPAAALTDEFKAPVYDTPQATRDNLRKALQLFGEAGWKLQNNKLVDANGKQFTIEFLDDGPTFERVHNLYIQNLKKIGIDARIRTVDAAQYQARLNDFDYDVISSVTPQTASPGNEQRDMWGSKAADFKGSRNYAGIKNPAIDKLIDRIIYAKDRDELVAASHALDRALLWNYYVIPQWYSDHINVAYWNKFGMPDKQPDYMGIDPFSWWIDPAKESKIKTGAQ
- the lysM gene encoding peptidoglycan-binding protein LysM is translated as MGIFDFVKSVGTKLGFGENEPKADDLKKELDSHNLGTDGVQVSVQGDKAVLTGNVKDQSAFEKAIIAVGNSLGVSKVEASELKVGGSGTTGAEPVFYTVKKGDNLWKIAEAQYGKGNGAKNDIIFEANKPMLTHPDKIYPGQVLRIPPL
- the mgtA gene encoding magnesium-translocating P-type ATPase translates to MNTNTKNKNVKTAPNSNHQSSQRLSMRAAREAQNSIETTLANVRGQLNGLTFAEARIRLQRDGRNEVAHERRPHALLQLLLAFKNPFVAVLTTLAVVSSFTDIIWPLKNGDDADYTGVSIIMTLVLLSGILRFWQEYRSCKAAEALQAMVRTTATVQRRPEVHSEPQFMELPIQELVAGDVIRLSAGDMIPADIRLIVSRDLFVSQAALTGESIPVEKYDTLGFVMEKSASGVIDADAGPLDLPNVCFMGTNVVSGTATALVVATGARTYFGSLAKVLVGSRAETSFDRGVNSVSWLLIRFMLVMVPLVMLINGITKGDWGEAFLFALAVAVGLTPEMLPMIVSSNLAKGAVALAQQKVVVKRINAIQNFGAMDVLCTDKTGTLTQDHIILEHHLDAKGKSNERVFKLAWLNSYHQSGMKNLMDQAVLNFAEKAGFGKDKFYQKVDELPFDFVRRRLSVVLEGPNNENLMVVKGAVEEMLAIATHLRDGPTILPLDQTQRDRLKALARSYNEDGFRVLLLGTRELTGDAVKPEYSTEDESDIVIEGFLTFFDPPKDSARAALAALRDYGVTVKLLTGDNEIVSVKVCREVGLEPGIPLLGREIEKFDDATLQKLVEERTVFAKLTPLQKSRVLKMLQANGHTVGFLGDGINDAPALCDADVGISVDSGADIAKESADIILLEKSLMVLEKGVIKGRETFGNIIKYLNMTASSNFGNVFSVLVASIFLPFMPMLAIQLLIQNLMYDISQLSLPWDRMDKEFVQKPRKWDAPNIGRFMIFVGPTSSIFDMTTFALMWYVFAANSVEMQSLFQSGWFIEGLLSQTLVVHMLRTKKIPFIQSTAAVPVMLMTALIMAIGIYLPFSSIGASVGLVPLPLSYFPWLVVTLVAYCVLAQITKALYIRRFGQWF